Proteins found in one Mustelus asterias unplaced genomic scaffold, sMusAst1.hap1.1 HAP1_SCAFFOLD_3995, whole genome shotgun sequence genomic segment:
- the LOC144490900 gene encoding uncharacterized protein LOC144490900 gives SIEVDNDEGDDEEQDEETDNDDSDEEPQNSKKAVQRNRNGKRKTEQESEEQSDESEEEKQVKSRKKNVKNRAKSTNRNNTDEAEEEANNRKNRRNVKFKKKDSDDDENDGESMDKKKKGKRGKKQVDSESEEDDNKKRGKKKDKKNKKDGNKDRGNKKKGSSSSEEESEEEEIITEEDMAKLKDEVEEKKKLIATLRNKPSPMKQKLQLLKWVHLL, from the exons ATAATGATGACTCAGATGAGGAACCACAAAACTCAAAGAAAGCAGTACAGAGGAACAGGAATGGAAAGAGAAAGACTGAACAAGAATCAGAGGAGCAATCGGATGAATCGGAAGAGGAGAAACAAGTGAAAAGTAGAAAGAAAAATGTGAAAAATAGGGCCAAATCAACCAATAGGAACAACACAGATGAAGCAGAGGAAGAAGCTAACAACAGGAAGAACAGGAGAAATGTAAAATTTAAGAAGAAAgattctgatgatgatgagaatgaTGGTGAGTCAATGGAcaagaaaaagaaaggaaaaagggGCAAAAAGCAAGTGGACAGTGAGAGTGAAGAGGATGATAACAAGAAAAGGGGCAAGAAAAAGGATAAGAAAAATAAAAAGGATGGCAATAAAGACAGAGGCAATAAAAAGAAAGGTAGTTCAAG TTCGGAAGAAGAATCTGAAGAAGAAGAAATCATTACGGAAGAAGATATGGCCAAGCTGAAGGATGAAGTAGAAGAAAAAAAGAAACTAATTGCAACTTTACGAAATAAACCCTCGCCCATGAAACAGAAATTACAATTACTGAAGTGGGTGCATCTGCTTTAG